The following are encoded in a window of Catharus ustulatus isolate bCatUst1 chromosome 12, bCatUst1.pri.v2, whole genome shotgun sequence genomic DNA:
- the AEN gene encoding apoptosis-enhancing nuclease isoform X1 — translation MCARRLPGRTRVSGGTGMPPGKGQMTPLLPAPKVAVPTHVPEAGGCAQAPKGPGSSQGRSKKRSRKHQRFMERRAVLEQKGVLSPHGHLGTQSSKTGLEANGTMAPRCDKVPKPKQIVSSSLSPSASPDSIARHHSVLLSQGNGGSQRVRTSSLALRPGKYVAIDCEMVGTGPQGKLSELARCSVVNYEGDVVYDKYVRPELPIVDYRTRWSGITKQHMKNAIPFKAAQAEILKILKDKIVVGHAIHNDFQALKYFHPKDRTRDTSQSPVLKKRIGLPVRANVSLKNLAKHLLDKKIQVGRKGHSSVEDAQTAMELYRLVEVQWEKELAHSLPPRPPSPVTDPAADSSQYLDDQYWPTELMASSL, via the exons ATGTGCGCGCGGCGGCTTCCGGGCCGGACACGTGTGAGCGGCGGGACCG GAATGCCACCAGGCAAAGGACAGATGACCCCGCTGCTGCCCGCCCCGAAGGTCGCCGTGCCCACCCATGTCCCAGAAGCGGGGGGCTGCGCTCAGGCCCCGAAGGGTCCCGGCTCGTCACAGGGTCGCAGCAAGAAGAGGAGCCGTAAGCACCAGCGGTTCATGGAGCgccgggcagtgctggagcagaagGGCGTGCTGAGCCCCCATGGGCACCTGGGCACTCAGAGCTCAAAAACGGGGCTGGAGGCAAATGGCACCATGGCACCACGCTGTGACAAGGTCCCCAAGCCCAAACAGATCGTGTCCTCATCCCTGTCTCCATCTGCCTCTCCGGACAGCATAGCCAGGCACCACTCCGTGCTGCTGTCCCAAGGGAACGGCGGCTCCCAGCGGGTGCGGACATCCTCCCTAGCCCTGCGCCCGGGCAAGTACGTGGCCATTGACTGTGAGATGGTGGGCACGGGTCCTCAGGGCAAGCTGAGCGAGCTGGCACGATGCTCTGTGGTGAACTACGAGGGGGATGTCGTCTATGACAAGTACGTCCGGCCCGAGCTCCCCATCGTGGACTACCGGACGCGCTGGAGCGGCATCACCAAGCAGCACATGAAGAATGCAATTCCCTTCAAGGCTGCCCAGGCAGAg ATCCTGAAGATCTTGAAAGACAAGATTGTGGTAGGGCACGCCATCCACAATGACTTCCAAGCCCTGAAGTACTTCCACCCGAAAGACAGGACTCGAGACACcagccagagccctgtgctgaaAAAGAGGATAGGGCTGCCTGTCAGAGCCAATGTCTCCCTCAAGAACTTGGCCAAGCACCTGCTCGATAAAAAGATCCAG GTTGGCAGGAAAGGACACTCATCGGTGGAGGATGCTCAGACAGCCATGGAGCTGTACAGACTGGTGGAGGTGCAGTGGGAGAAGGAGCTGGCCCACAGCctgcccccccggccccccagccctgtcacagaccctgctgcagacagcagccAGTACCTGGATGACCAGTACTGGCCCACAGAGCTGATGGCAAGCAGCCTGTGA
- the AEN gene encoding apoptosis-enhancing nuclease isoform X2, with protein MPPGKGQMTPLLPAPKVAVPTHVPEAGGCAQAPKGPGSSQGRSKKRSRKHQRFMERRAVLEQKGVLSPHGHLGTQSSKTGLEANGTMAPRCDKVPKPKQIVSSSLSPSASPDSIARHHSVLLSQGNGGSQRVRTSSLALRPGKYVAIDCEMVGTGPQGKLSELARCSVVNYEGDVVYDKYVRPELPIVDYRTRWSGITKQHMKNAIPFKAAQAEILKILKDKIVVGHAIHNDFQALKYFHPKDRTRDTSQSPVLKKRIGLPVRANVSLKNLAKHLLDKKIQVGRKGHSSVEDAQTAMELYRLVEVQWEKELAHSLPPRPPSPVTDPAADSSQYLDDQYWPTELMASSL; from the exons ATGCCACCAGGCAAAGGACAGATGACCCCGCTGCTGCCCGCCCCGAAGGTCGCCGTGCCCACCCATGTCCCAGAAGCGGGGGGCTGCGCTCAGGCCCCGAAGGGTCCCGGCTCGTCACAGGGTCGCAGCAAGAAGAGGAGCCGTAAGCACCAGCGGTTCATGGAGCgccgggcagtgctggagcagaagGGCGTGCTGAGCCCCCATGGGCACCTGGGCACTCAGAGCTCAAAAACGGGGCTGGAGGCAAATGGCACCATGGCACCACGCTGTGACAAGGTCCCCAAGCCCAAACAGATCGTGTCCTCATCCCTGTCTCCATCTGCCTCTCCGGACAGCATAGCCAGGCACCACTCCGTGCTGCTGTCCCAAGGGAACGGCGGCTCCCAGCGGGTGCGGACATCCTCCCTAGCCCTGCGCCCGGGCAAGTACGTGGCCATTGACTGTGAGATGGTGGGCACGGGTCCTCAGGGCAAGCTGAGCGAGCTGGCACGATGCTCTGTGGTGAACTACGAGGGGGATGTCGTCTATGACAAGTACGTCCGGCCCGAGCTCCCCATCGTGGACTACCGGACGCGCTGGAGCGGCATCACCAAGCAGCACATGAAGAATGCAATTCCCTTCAAGGCTGCCCAGGCAGAg ATCCTGAAGATCTTGAAAGACAAGATTGTGGTAGGGCACGCCATCCACAATGACTTCCAAGCCCTGAAGTACTTCCACCCGAAAGACAGGACTCGAGACACcagccagagccctgtgctgaaAAAGAGGATAGGGCTGCCTGTCAGAGCCAATGTCTCCCTCAAGAACTTGGCCAAGCACCTGCTCGATAAAAAGATCCAG GTTGGCAGGAAAGGACACTCATCGGTGGAGGATGCTCAGACAGCCATGGAGCTGTACAGACTGGTGGAGGTGCAGTGGGAGAAGGAGCTGGCCCACAGCctgcccccccggccccccagccctgtcacagaccctgctgcagacagcagccAGTACCTGGATGACCAGTACTGGCCCACAGAGCTGATGGCAAGCAGCCTGTGA